The following are encoded in a window of Rosa chinensis cultivar Old Blush chromosome 4, RchiOBHm-V2, whole genome shotgun sequence genomic DNA:
- the LOC112199270 gene encoding uncharacterized protein LOC112199270, producing MWSGFFPLVMCVCDSETDANWSFFFQHLKSLLEPQGRLITFISDRGVGLLSGFNKIFPSNPHLFYYKHLVHNLMTKYNSKGSSVLKDNVKKKFFELAYSCTEKEYRFHLRELREVGGADIIDSFLADLPLQNWCRTFFPGCRYGIMANSVAESFNAWFAVEREMPVYTMLDQTRIKVMQMMGERRDEAQLWTSRLTPVMEGRLKEGMKKACRFNVHYSHTNVYEVRSKYSYVVDLGTLSCSCKKWEINCFPCCHGLVAIQAASLDVYAFIDKHFHVDYCQKCYDFPIYPISNVDMASSESASSGFILPPNAKRPAGRPRLKRFKSRGECEKKLIRCS from the exons ATGTGGAGCG GTTTCTTTCCTCTTGTAATGTGTGTCTGTGATTCTGAGACTGATGCTAATTGGTCCTTTTTCTTCCAACACTTGAAGAGCTTGCTTGAACCTCAAGGTAGATTAATTACGTTTATTAGTGATCGTGGTGTTGGACTGTTGAGTGGTTTCAACAAGATATTTCCTAGTAATCCTCATCTTTTCTATTACAAGCACTTGGTGCATAACCTTATGACTAAATACAATAGTAAAGGGTCTTCTGTTTTGAAAGATAATGTTAAAAAGAAGTTTTTTGAGTTGGCATATTCGTGCACTGAAAAGGAATATCGTTTTCATTTAAGAGAGTTGAGAGAAGTTGGTGGTGCTGATATTATAGATTCATTTCTTGCTGATTTGCCTCTTCAAAATTGGTGTCGCACATTTTTCCCTGGATGCCGTTATGGAATTATGGCTAATAGTGTAGCTGAATCTTTTAATGCTTGGTTTGCTGTTGAGCGTGAGATGCCAGTGTACACTATGCTTGATCAGACTCGGATTAAGGTGATGCAGATGATGGGTGAGAGGAGAGACGAGGCTCAACTCTGGACCTCACGACTTACTCCTGTTATGGAGGGTCGTTTGAAAGAAGGTATGAAGAAAGCTTGCCGTTTCAATGTGCATTACTCCCATACAAATGTTTATGAAGTGAGATCAAAGTATTCTTATGTTGTGGACCTTGGAACTCTTTCTTGCTCGTGTAAAAAATGGGAGATTAACTGCTTTCCTTGCTGCCATGGTCTTGTTGCAATTCAAGCTGCCTCATTggatgtttatgcttttatagaTAAGCATTTTCATGTTGATTATTGCCAGAAGTGCTATGATTTTCCAATTTATCCAATTTCCAATGTTGATATGGCTTCTTCAGAATCTGCTAGCAGTGGCTTCATACTTCCTCCAAATGCAAAGAGGCCTGCTGGGAGGCCTAGGCTCAAGAGGTTCAAGTCTAGAGGAGAGTGTGAAAAGAAGCTCATTCGTTGTAGCTGA